The nucleotide window TGTGCTACGTACTGTATCAATCGGTCTTACTAAGCTTTCAATTTGCTCACGCTTTGGCTCTAAAAATGGCGGTAATGATAGCTTCTCCCCTAGCGTTTCATATGGCTCATCACCCATGAAGCCAGGGCCATCTGTTGCAAGCTCGAATAAAATTTGCGGTGCAACACGCGCATAAAGTGATTCAAAGAAATGGCGATTGACATAGCCTGATGTGTGTAAGCCAAAGCTTTCAAAATGATTTTGCCATTCATTTAACATGGCGCGATCCTCCACGCGGAATGCAGCATGATGCACTGTACCGAAGCCTTGGCGCGCATTTGGCAACACCGTATTATGCTCCACAATAATTTGAGCACCGTTGCCACCTTCACCTACTTCGAATAAGTAGAATGAACCTTCCTTTGCAATTTCGGTAAACAGCATTACTTTTTCTAGCATTTGCTTAAAGAAGTTAAAGTCGCTAATGCGGATAAATACTGGACCTAAGCCTGTAATGGCATATTCTACTGGAATCGGCCCCTTTTCCCACGGCGTACCTGAGGCAACCCCGCTATTATGTTCATCAGAAATTAGCTGATAATGCTGTTCATCAAAGTCAACGAAGGATAACGTATTTTTACCAAATTGCTCTTTAATACCTGTATGCTGCACTTGTAGACGATCAAAGCGCTTGACCCAATAATCCAACGCTGCATCTGTCGGTACACGGAATGAGGTTTTTGAAATTTCATTAGTACCATGCATGCCTTTTGAAATGCCTGGAAAATCGAAAAATGTCATATCTGTCCCCGCAGAACCTTTATCATCCGCAAAAAATAAATGATATGTTTGAATATCATCCTGGTTAACAGTTTTCTTTACTAAGCGCATCCCTAATACATTTGTGAAAAATTCATAATTTTTTTCTGCACTGCTTGTAATTGCTGTTACGTGGTGGATTCCTTTTAAATGATTCATTTGTTATGCCTCCAATTATATGTTAAGTTCAAAAATATTTTATCTTGAATTCGAGATAAATTTACCATAGATATTTTACGATGTCAATTGTTTGAATTGAATTGTGTCAAAATTGTGTGAGTGCCTGGCACTATCTCAAGGAGAAAATATCTCGAATTCGAGATATTTTTCTTGCATATTGTATTTTTCAGTAGTAAAGTGAGAGACAACAACATATAAGGAGCGACTTTTATGTATACAATCTCAGGACATCATCATATTTCTATGTTATCCAAAAATGCAAAACAAAATAATCACTTTTATCGACATATTTTAGGGTTACGCCGTGTAAAGTTAACAGTCAACCAAGATGATCCGTCAATGTACCATCTATTTTATGGTGATACAACAGGCAGCCCTGGCACAGAATTATCCTTTTTTGAAATGCCATTCATAGGACGCACACATCGTGGCACAAATGCTATTACCCAAATCGGCTTGCTCGTTCCAACTGAGGAAAGCTTAGTTTATTGGCAAAATCGCTTGAAGAGCTTTCATGTAAAGCATGGTGAAATTACAACATATGCAAATCGCCCTGCTCTACACTTTGAAGATGAGGAAGGCTTGCGTATAGTGTTGCTTGCAGCAAATGGCGAACGTATTGACCACTGGCAAACATGGGACGAATCACCCGTTCCTACTGAGCATCAAATTTTAGGTATGGGCACTGTTGAAATGACTGTCAAACGTCTTAACAAACTAGCAGATACGTTGCAAATGTTCAATTATAAAGAAATTAGCCGCACAGCAAATGAAGCTATTTTCCAATCTGTTGACGGACAAGTTTTCGGTGAAATCGTTGTGAAAGAGCTAGATGGACCAAGTGAAAAGCCAGGACGTGGTAGCATCCATCACTTAGCGATTCGCGTGAGCAATGACGAGGAGCTTGCTTATTGGGATGAGCGTGTGAAAGAACGTGGCTTCCAAACATCTGGTATCGTTGACCGCTACTATTTTAAAAGCCTTTATTTCCGCGAATCGAATGGTATTCTATTCGAAATTGCAACAGATGGACCCGGCTTTACAATTGATGGCGATATTGCAACATTAGGTGAGAAATTAGATTTACCACCATTTTTAGAACAGCGTCGCGCTGAAATTGAAGCGCATTTGCAACCAATCGAGGAGGATTAAACATGCAAAACTATCGTATTGATTCAGCACAAGGAATGGAATTTGGTCTCTATTCATTAGGTGACCATATGGCGAATCCATTAACAGGTGAACGCATTTCCACACAGCAGCGCATTCAGGAGCTAATTGAAGCAAGTCAATTAGCGGAACAAGCGGGCATTGATGTCTTTGCTGTTGGCGAAAGCCACCAAACACATTTTACATCACAGGCACATACCGTTATTTTAGGTGCGATTGCGCAAGCAACAAAGCATATTAAAATTGCTAGCTCTGCAACGGTGTTAAGCGTAGCTGACCCTGTGCGCGTCTATGAAGATTTTGCAACACTTGATTTAATTTCGAACGGCCGTGCTGAAATTGTAGCAGGGCGCGGCTCTCGCGTTGGTGCCTATGAATTGTTTGGCTATGACTTAGCTTATTACGAAGATTTATTTGAAGAAAAGCTAGAGCTGTTAATGCAATTAAATGAAAAAGAAAAAATTACGTGGGAGGGTCAATTTCGCCCCCCATTAATTAATGCGATGATTTATCCACAGCCATTAGAAGGCTCTTTACCAATTTGGCGCGCAGTTGGAGGTCCTCCTGCAAGCGCTATTAAAGCAGGACAGATGGGCATTCCGATGATGCTAACAACACTAGGGGGTCCAGCTATAAACTTTAAAGTGTCAGTTGATGCTTATCGCGAGGCGGCAGCTGAAGGTGGCTTTGACCCAGCTACATTACCAATTGCGACAACAAGCTTATTTTATGTTGCAGAAACAACACAGCAAGCAATTGATGAAATGTATCCACATTTAAATAGCGGCTTCTTAACGATTCGTGGTAGTGGCTATCCAAGACAGCAAATTGAGCTTGCAAGTAGCTCAACAGATGCATTAATGGTCGGTAGCCCACAGCAAATTATCGAAAAAATGCTGTACCAATATGAGCTATTTGGTCAACAGCGCTTTATGGCACAAATTGATTTTGGTGGTGTACCTTTCAAGCAAGTGATGAAAAATATCGAATTGATTGGCAACGATATTATTCCTGCCATCAAACAATATACGAAAGGTGGTGCACAATGAGCCAGGAGCAATATCCTATAGGACAATTTCAATGTCCTCCAGCCATTACGTCACAGCAAATCACTGCTTGGATTGAGCAAATGAAAGCTTTACCACAACAATTAGAGACATTAACAGCCAGCTTATCGGATAAGGAGCTCTCCTATCGTTATCGTAAAAATGGCTGGACAATTCGTCAATTAGTACATCATATTGCAGACAGTCATATGAACAGCTATATTCGGTTTAAGCTAGCTCTTACTGAAGATGAGCCAACCATCAAACCATATGCCGAGGATCAATGGGCGAAGCTAGCTGACTCAGCTCTCCCTATCGCCGTTTCACTAGCTTGTTTAGATGCTTTGCATACACGTTGGGCAGCATTGCTGGAAAGTTTAACAGCTGACCAACTCTCAAGATGCTTCATCCATCCTGACACAGGCGAAATACCGCTACAGCAATGTATCGGCTTATATGCTTGGCATGGAGCACACCATGTGGCACATATTGAGCAAGCCCTACAATATAAAATTTAGCTTGAAGCGAAGAAATAAGCCTCCCACAAATTCGGAGGCTTTTTTTAATTGAGCGCTTTCCCTTGCCATTTGATCACTTTTTGATGCTATTTGATCACTTTTC belongs to Lysinibacillus louembei and includes:
- a CDS encoding ring-cleaving dioxygenase, with product MNHLKGIHHVTAITSSAEKNYEFFTNVLGMRLVKKTVNQDDIQTYHLFFADDKGSAGTDMTFFDFPGISKGMHGTNEISKTSFRVPTDAALDYWVKRFDRLQVQHTGIKEQFGKNTLSFVDFDEQHYQLISDEHNSGVASGTPWEKGPIPVEYAITGLGPVFIRISDFNFFKQMLEKVMLFTEIAKEGSFYLFEVGEGGNGAQIIVEHNTVLPNARQGFGTVHHAAFRVEDRAMLNEWQNHFESFGLHTSGYVNRHFFESLYARVAPQILFELATDGPGFMGDEPYETLGEKLSLPPFLEPKREQIESLVRPIDTVRSTKTFEKEYE
- a CDS encoding ring-cleaving dioxygenase; amino-acid sequence: MYTISGHHHISMLSKNAKQNNHFYRHILGLRRVKLTVNQDDPSMYHLFYGDTTGSPGTELSFFEMPFIGRTHRGTNAITQIGLLVPTEESLVYWQNRLKSFHVKHGEITTYANRPALHFEDEEGLRIVLLAANGERIDHWQTWDESPVPTEHQILGMGTVEMTVKRLNKLADTLQMFNYKEISRTANEAIFQSVDGQVFGEIVVKELDGPSEKPGRGSIHHLAIRVSNDEELAYWDERVKERGFQTSGIVDRYYFKSLYFRESNGILFEIATDGPGFTIDGDIATLGEKLDLPPFLEQRRAEIEAHLQPIEED
- a CDS encoding LLM class flavin-dependent oxidoreductase; the protein is MQNYRIDSAQGMEFGLYSLGDHMANPLTGERISTQQRIQELIEASQLAEQAGIDVFAVGESHQTHFTSQAHTVILGAIAQATKHIKIASSATVLSVADPVRVYEDFATLDLISNGRAEIVAGRGSRVGAYELFGYDLAYYEDLFEEKLELLMQLNEKEKITWEGQFRPPLINAMIYPQPLEGSLPIWRAVGGPPASAIKAGQMGIPMMLTTLGGPAINFKVSVDAYREAAAEGGFDPATLPIATTSLFYVAETTQQAIDEMYPHLNSGFLTIRGSGYPRQQIELASSSTDALMVGSPQQIIEKMLYQYELFGQQRFMAQIDFGGVPFKQVMKNIELIGNDIIPAIKQYTKGGAQ
- a CDS encoding YfiT family bacillithiol transferase; translated protein: MSQEQYPIGQFQCPPAITSQQITAWIEQMKALPQQLETLTASLSDKELSYRYRKNGWTIRQLVHHIADSHMNSYIRFKLALTEDEPTIKPYAEDQWAKLADSALPIAVSLACLDALHTRWAALLESLTADQLSRCFIHPDTGEIPLQQCIGLYAWHGAHHVAHIEQALQYKI